In the genome of Zobellia nedashkovskayae, the window CGGCTTTCTCGGTATCGGCACAAGCAATGGTCAAATAAGATAGACGCTCCAAGGCAACTTCTTCTGCATGGCATGGACCGGTAATGACGCCTATGTTTTCAAAAGGTATACCGTATTTTTCATGAAAATGCTTCCCAACGATTAATCCCGTTTCCGGTACAATTCCCTTTATGGCAGAAAACACGATTTTATCTTTTAGCGAACTAGTTATTTTCTTCAGTTCTCCCTCAAGAAAAGCAGAAGGAATAGCAAATATTAAAATGTCCGAATTATTAACGGCCTTATTAATATCATCTGTCAACTCCAATTGGTCCGTGTCAAAAGTTACCGAAGTAAGGTAGTTAGGGTTATGCTTTTGAATGTTAATGAAGCCTACCGCATCTGAATTTCGCATGTACCAACCTACTTTTTCCTGGTTCACACAAAGCATTTTTACGATGGCTGTAGCCCAGCTTCCGCCGCCTAATACTGTAAATTTTTGGTTCATAGCACTATAATAAATGACTTAGTTACTGTTAATTGGTGGGTTATGGGTATTGGTATTGGGCTTTCACTCCATACAAAATTAGGTAATTTAAAAATTTAAACCTTAAATACTGTTTAACAGTGTGTTATGAATAATGGCATGGTGCTTGTTTTATCTAGTTAGAATCACAAGACCTAAATTATGAAGACAAAACTACTTTTATTATCCGTTTTTATAGCCACTTTAATGACCTCATGTTATACAGAGGTTATTGTTGAAGATGAGTTTATAGAGGAGCCGGTATACAATACAAGTCAAGTGTTGCAATCGTATGACCTTTGGTATGTAGATATAAACGTTACCAACGGAAACGGAGAGGTTCCTTTTCTACAACGCGCATTCACTATCTCTTTTAACCAAGGTACATTATACGCTAACAATAATATAGTAGGTATAGGTAAGACCGGAAATGGTTTTGGTATAGATGTAGGTTATTATGATACGGTGCGTGGTGCTGTAGAAATTGACCATGATATAGATGGGCAATGGTTTTTAGATGTATTTGCGGTAAACGGAAATACTATAGAACTATATGATTCCCGTTCAGATACGTCGTACTATTTAAGAGGATATCAAATAGGTAATTTTGATTATGACATGCTGTTCTATGACAATATCAATTATTTTTTACAAGAATATAATGCTTGGGAAAAAACATACACAAGTCTTGAGGGAGCATTAAATGAGTTTGATAATGAGAACTTCTTACAGTTCAATCCTACCTTCTTTAGGTCGTCTATTGATCCAGTTGGAACACGCTTAGTTAACCTTCAATGGGATTTTGAAGGAGATTACTCGGTGTATGACATAGTAGACGATGAAACGCTCAAAACTTTAACACTGGCCTACCGTTCATCGAGCAATGATTACTTTGAATTGTACGTTATTAATGAGAGCACAATTGAGCTTTATCACCCGAGTAGTAAAACAGTATATGAGTTCAGGGGAAAAGGATATCAAGAGTACTTAAAAGCCGGAAAAGGCGCAGTGGAAAAAAAGAGAAAAAAGACTTCCAATCCCATAATGAAGGTGAAAAGAAGTAGAGATATATAAACGTTTTTTGGTTGGTTATTTAGTTAGAAATCGCCCTTAGCTGCAATGCTTAGGGCGGTTTTTTTGTTTAATTGTATTTTTCAATGACGGTGTTCATTATGAACTCCTCATTAAATACTTCTAAATTTTAATAATTTTTGATATTAACTTGTTGATAATTAATGATTTTGGTTTGTAATTTGTTCAAATGTATTTAGCTGCTAAGTCTATGGCTTATAGGGTATTTTGGCGTATTTTTGCCCGCTTAAAATCTTGATGTTGTGAAGAAGTATTTGAATTTGTTCGATTTCAAACAGAAAGTAGATTACAAAAATGAAATTTTAGCGGGATTAACAGTCGCCATGACAATGATTCCAGAATCATTGATGTTTGCGATTCTTGCAGGATTTTCACCATTAGTAGGTTTGTATGGAGCTTTTATTATGGGGCTGGTTACAGCAATATTTGGAGGGAGGCCTGGGCTAATTTCTGGTGGAGCTGGTGCAACCGTGGTTGTACTAATGGCATTAATGAATTCTCACGGTTTAGAATATGTTTTTGGAGCAGTTGCTTTAGCCGGTGTTTTTCAATTGATTGTAGGCTTTTTAAAGTTGGGTAAATTTATTCGTTTAGTTCCTCAGCCTGTGATGTTTGGGTTCGTTAACGGTTTGGCCATTATTATTTTTATGGCGCAAATGGACCAATTTAAAGTAGGACAAGGGGATGCTGCAGTTTGGCTTACTGGTCCTGCAATGTATACTATGGTGGGCTTGGTGCTGTTTACAATTGCAATAATTGTTTTTGTTCCCAAAATTACCAAAGCAGTTCCAGCTTCGTTAATAGGAATTATTGTGGTGTTTGCTGTTGTATATTTTTTAAATATAGATACCAAGCAAGTAGTAGATATCATTAATCAAGATACTTTACCAGGAGAAGAACTTAAGTCGCTTAGCGGGTCTTTGCCTTCTTTTCACATACCAAATATTCCCTTCACATTCAAAGACTTTAAAATCATTTTGCCTTACGGATTAATAATGGCGGCAGTTGGTCTTACTGAAGGGTTGCTTACTTTGAATTTGGTAGATGAAATTACAGGTACAAAAGGTAGTAGCAATAGAGAGTGTTTGGCACAAGGAGGAGCAAATATATTGAATGGTTTCTTTGGAGGAATGGGCGGTTGCCCAATGATTGCACAAACTTTAGTTAACCTATCGGCTGGTTCAAGAGCAAGATTATCAGGAATAATTGCTGCATTAACTATATTAGTAATCATATTATTTGGAGCATCGGTAATAGAACTTGTTCCTATAGCTGCATTGGTTGGAGTTATGGTCATGGTTGCTGTTGGTACTTTTGAATGGGCAAGTTTTAGGGCATTAAGAAGAATGCCTAAACCAGATATTTTTGTAATGATATTGGTTACTTTAATTACCGTAATTCTACACAATTTGGCGTTAGCTGTACTGATTGGGGTAATAATTTCAGCATTGGTATTTGCTTGGGAAAGCGCAAAACGTATTAGAGCTCGCAAGTACATAGATGAAGGCGGAGTTAAGCACTATGAAATTTATGGACCTTTATTTTTCGGTTCTGTAACTGCTTTTAATGAAAAGTTTGATGTGATAAATGATCCAGACGAAGTGGTAATAGATTTTGCAGAAAGTAAAGTTTCCGATATGTCGGCAATTGAAGCTCTAAATAGATTAACAGAGCGATATGCCAATCAAGGTAAGAAAGTTCATTTAAGGCACTTAAGTAAAGACTGTATCCTTCTTCTAGAGAATGCAGTTGATATCATTGACGTAAATGTTTTAGAGGACCCTACTTACAAGGTAGTAACTGACAGGGCAAATATTTAATTTTCCTAGGCACCATTTATAAGTAAAGTCTTTGATAGTTTTTATAAGTAGGGGTTAATTACTCACCGCCATATAGCTTATAAACTTCAGTACCGGCACTTAAATATGCGCCTGTTCCGTATACCTCCGTTTTATCTGGCCAAGCTTTTCCTGGCGCAGCTCCTATGGGCTGTACATAACCTAACATACCTTCTTTGGTAACATGGCTTGCCATGGCATTCCAGCCCTTTTTTACGGCGGGTTCATAAGTTTCATTGTCCAAGATGCCGTTGTTGACACCCCAAGCCAATCCATACACGTAAAAAGATGAACCGCTCGTTTCAGGTGTGGGATAAAACTCTTGACCTAATAGACTCATAGCCCAATGGCCTTCAGGAGTCTGTATTTCAATTAGTTTTTCTGCCATTTTTTTGTAGAGATTCAAGAAATACGCATACTCTTCACTCTGAGGGTCAAGCTCGTTCATGATATTAACAAGGCCGGCAAATACCCAACCGTTGCCTCTAGACCAAAAAACTTTAGTGCCATTATCTAACTGATCAAAATAACGTTCGTCACGATAGTATAGATTTTCTTCCTCGTCAAAAAGAAAATCAGTGGAGGCTTTAAATTCGGACATCATGAAATCCAAATATTTTTTTTCGCCTGTAACCTTATATAATTTAGCCCAAACTGGTGGTGACATAAAAAGGGCATCACACCAATTCCATCGGTCTTGATGATAGGGTGTCCCCCAATTTAATGCACTCTGTGAAGGGTGAAACATTAAAAAATTGAACTGCTCTTTGGTAGGAGCAATCATTTTTTCATCGTTATACTTTCGGAATAATTCAACATACATTTGACCCACAGCATGATCATCTGCATGATATTTTCGCTTGTGTAAGTGCCACTCGTTTTCTTCACCTATATTTTTTAACCATTCATAATAGGTATCATTATCTGCCATGCTGGCCCATTTTGCCATGCCTACATAGAGTGCGGCATTTGTCCAATCTAATGGGTGGTGTGGTTTTTTGCGGTCGCTGTACAAGCCGTCAAAATTGGCAATTTGCCAATCGGCAACCTGTTGCATGGACTCTTTTACTTTTTTAGGTTTTATCTTTTGAGAAAAAGACGTGCCCGTGCACGAAAAAACGATAATTACGATAAGAAAACGATGTAGTAGTTTCAATTTAATTTGGTTTAAGTGGATTGAGAGCTACTAATATATTGAAAAAAAATATGCCGTTACCCTAAAAAATCAGGATAACGGCATAGTATTATAAAAATTATAGCTCTTAAAGCGTACGCAGGTATTCTGCAACGGCTCTCGTGTCCTCTTCAGATAGATTCTGATTTAGCATAATAGCATTGTTGTATTCTTTAAGAAGTGCTTGTGCAATTGGATCTTCTTTCAACATTATATCAGGGTTCGCAATCATGTTCATAACCCATGATGGACTTCTTCTTTCATAAACACCTTTTAATGCAGGGCCTATTAAACGCTTATCTACCATATGACAAGCTGTACAAACTGCTTTGAATTTTGCTTCACCCGCAGCAGCCATTTCAGCATTAATATCAGCATCAAAAGAAATGTCTTTGTAGTCACCTACACCTTGATTATCCATATCAACAGGTACACCTTCTGATTTGGCTTCTACTGCTTTAGTTTCAGTTTTGGTTCTGTTCATTTCAAAACCACCTTTTTTCTCTTCTTTTTTTTCTTCACCACAACTGGCAAGTAGGGCACCAAGTGCCAATACGCTAAGTAATTTTTTCATCTTATGCTTTGTTTCAATATTCGAGTTGGCTTGAGGGCCATTTATTAATGATGCTAATATAATGATTCACTAAATTTAAACCATGTCTTGGATAAATTTAATTGCTGTTTTTTCTGAGTAATAGATGTTAGAAGGGGCTATAAAGCCTACGTGTCCTCCAAATTCAGGAACCCTTAAATAAAGATTCGGGTTTTTTTCGGCTTCGCTGTATGGGTAACATTCCTCGCCCAAAAAAGAATCGTTCTTAGCATTGATTATTAAAGACGGTATTTTAATATTAGACAAGAATTGCCGGCAGCTACATTTCTCATAATAATCTAATGCGTTTTTAAAACCGTGTGCTCGGCTCGTATAAATATCGTCAAAATCTTTTAAGGTTCTAATGCTGGAGATGTCACTTAAAGATATGTTATCTGGGAATATTTTTTGTTTAGGGTATAATTTTTCAACCAGATGTTTTTTGAAGCGTTTGGAATAGAGGTAGTTTTTTGTAGACATTAATTCTTTTAGTGAACTATGAAGATCGCAGGGTACGGAAACACCTATTACTGCTTTTATTTCTGGAGCCAGTACGCGTTCTTCACCAGCATATTTCATGGCCATATTGCCACCTAAACTCACCCCTTTTATATAGATTTCTGTATATTTTTTTTTCTTTAAAATAGATTGGACAACAGCATCCAAATCTTCTGTTGCTCCTGAATGGTACGAACGAAAAAGACGATTGGTTTCTCCGCTACATCCTCTAAAATTCACAGCGCAGGCATCAATTCCCACAACATTAAAAGCTTTCGCGCTTCCGGTTATATAAGGGCGTTGCGCATTGCCCTCCAGGCCATGCAACAGTATGACCACTTTCTCCGATTTGGTTTTGGAATAACTCCAATCTAAATCTATGAAATCACCGTCCGCTAACTCTAAACGTTCTCGCTGTTGCTCCAACCCTTCTATTCGCCTAAAAAGACCTGAATAAACGGTGGATAGATGTCCGTTTTTGAATATAAAAGTAGGGTTGTAATCTGAAGCTAGTACTGGCATTTAATGTTAATTATTTAGAAGCTGAGTAACGTAAATTTAGTGATTATACAACGGGAGAAAAATGACATTTTAGCATAATCTCACATGTGAAACTTTATTGTAAATTTAGCCATGTCAAAAATAACACGAAATTGTGATCATTTAGATGCGGTCGCAGAAGTAAAAGAGGCAAAAACGCATAAGTGCTCTGAATGTGTGAAAACAGGAGATAATTGGTTGCACTTACGTACGTGTCAAACCTGTGGTGTTACGCTTTGTTGTGACAGCTGTCCCAACCAACATGCAAGTAAACACGCAAAATTAAGCGGTCACCCAGTAATAAGTAGCGCAGAGCCGGGTGAGAGATGGCTTTGGTGTTATGAAGATGAACAAATTGCTAATTACTAAATGATGAACGACCCTAGATTTCCAGAATTACCGCAAAGCCATATCAATACTTTAAAGGGATATGGGAAGATAGAATCTTTCCCTAAAGAAACCGTAGTTTTTGAACTGGGCCAACTTAGATACGATTTTTTCGTTGTTCTGGAAGGTGAAATTGCCATACTTAGCCCTAATGACGATCAAAAGATAATTGTCACTCATGGTAAGAATGAGTTTTCAGGAGATAGTGGTATGTTATCTGATCGTGGAGCACAATTTAGAGCTGTTGCCAAAGCGGGTTCTGAACTTATTCGGATTAGTCCTTCAAAATTAAAAGAAGCCATTGCCCAGCATAGTAATCTAAGTGATTTACTTCTTAATGCTTTTTTACAGCGTCAGGATACAATTTTGAACGAATTTGTAGGTGGCATTAAGTTGGTAGGTTCCGGTAATTCTAAAGAAGCCTATGTCATTCGTGACTTTATGGATAAAAACTACATCTGGTACAATTTTTTGGATGTAGATAAGAGCAGTGAGGCTAATGACTTGCTCAAAGGTTTTGATCTTTCTGGTAAAGACTTACCTCTTATGATTTGTAACGGTGGTCAGTTGCATATGAAACCTTCTTTGGACGAGGTTGCCCGTTTTTCAGGGGTGTTGATGGATTTTGAAGATAAGGTTTTTGATTTACTGGTTATTGGAGCAGGACCATCTGGTTTAGCGGCCAGTGTATATGCAGCTTCAGAAGGATTGAGTGTTGTAACTATAGACAGTAACGCGCCTGGTGGCCAAGCAGGAAAGAGTTCTAAAATTGAAAATTACTTGGGTTTCCCTACGGGGATTTCTGGAAGAGATCTTGCTAATCGAGCTTATGTACAAGCTCAAAAGTTTGGATGTAATATATCCATTCCACACAGAGCTGAAAAAATTGAACATACAGGAACTCATTTTGTGCTTTCCGCTACCAATGGAAAAGTAATACGAGCAAAGTCTTTAATGGCAGCTACGGGGGCCAATTACCGCCAATTGCCGATTGAGAATATCAATAAATATGAGGGCAGTGGCGTATATTATTCCGCTACGGGAATGAATGCTTCTGCATGTAAAAGCGAGTTGGTAGGTGTTGTAGGCGGAGGGAACTCGGCTGGTCAAGCTGCATTATTTTTAGCGGATTACGCTAAAGAGGTACATGTAGTTTTAAGGGGAGACGATTTAGGTTCAAAAATGAGCGACTATCTGGTGCAACGCATTGTGGCGGCGCCAAATATTCATGTGCAATTAAATTCTCAGGTAACCGAATTGCATGGGGACCATCATTTAGAATCCCTTGTTTTGGAAAAGAATGACGGTCAAAAAACCGAAATGAATATTACGAACCTATTTACTTTTATTGGCGCGAAGCCATGTACGGAGTGGTTAGAAGGCATTGTAGCCACAGATGAAAAAGGTTTTGTTTGTACTGGTCCCGGCATTGATGAAGAAGACCTGTACATGTGTGATATTTATATGAAAAGGAAGCCACAATCTCTAGAAACCAGTATACCTGGTTTTTTTGCCGTGGGCGATGTGCGTAAAGGTTCCGTAAAACGAGTTGCTTCCGCGGTAGGAGAAGGCTCAATGGCCGTTAGTCAAGTACATCAATTTTTGGGTGAGATAAAGGCAATAGAAGCTGCGTTATAGACTTATAAATCAAAATACAAAACGTGGTCTTAGGCTTATGAAAATGTAAAGCTAATGACCACGTTCTTACTTTTAAGAATTTTTTACTTCGGATATTTCTCTAAAAGCATGATTTGATCTTGAACAGCAGATTTAAATTCCGTTTTCAAATCAGAAATTAGGTCAGCTACGGATAGGGTGTTTTCGATTAATGCAGAGCCTTGGCCTGCGGACCAGATGGTTTTCCATGCTTTTGCTTCGGTATCAAGCTCTTTTCCAAAGTCTATTTTAGTGTCTTTCTTCAGGTCTTCCTCGGTTATTCCAGCTGCTTTTAAACTAGCTCCCAAGAAATTGGCATGAACGCCCGAAATGGAAGCAGTATATACCACGTCATTTGCACCGGCATCAATAATCATTTTCTTATACTCGGTTGATGCTTTGCTTTCATCGGTATTAATAAATCGGGTACCCATATAAGCTAAGTCAGCTCCCATTTGCAAGGCTGAAGCAATATCGCGACCAGTACTGATACATCCTGAAAGAATAATAGTCTTGTGAAAGAACTTCTTTATTTCCGCAACCAAAGTCATAGGGTTAATAGTTCCCGCATGGCCGCCTGCACCAGCTGCAACTAGAATTAACCCGTCTACTCCTGCTTCTTGAGCTTTTTCTGCATGACGTTTTTTGATGATATCGTGAAATACGAGTCCGCCGTAACTGTGAATAGCATCTACAACCATAGAAACCGCACCCAAAGAAGTAATGACAAGGGGTACTTTATGTTTTATACATAGTTTTACATCTGCTTCAAGTCTTGGGTTGGTAGGGTGAACAATGAGATTTACACCAAAAGGAGCCGCTTTTTTACCGGTCTCTTTTTCGAATTTATCAAGCTCTGTTTTTATTTCTATGAGCCATTCTTCAAAACCTTCGCTAGTACGTTGGTTCAATGCCGGAAAGGTTCCTACAATTCCATTTTTACAACATTCAACAACCAGTTTAGGCCCTGATATCAAAAACATAGGGGCGGCAATGACAGGTAGTGCCAATTCGTTTATAAAAGAAGGTTTTGTGCTCATATCATCAGTTTTTAAAAACAATTAAAAATAGCTTTAAATTTTAAGGTTAGAAATTCCTCTCTTTTTCAAAACTATGCTATTTTTGTTATTCTTATGCATGCATAATAAATTAATTCATAAAATATGTACTTAAAAGACTTTGAAATACGCTGGAGCGACGTTGATGCGAACCGCCATTTGGCCAATTCTGCTTATTTGAATTTTATGAGCCACGTGCGAATGACTTATCTAACCGAAATAGGCTTTAGCCATAAAACATTGTTGGAAAAAGAGATAGGTCCTGTCGTTTTTTATGAGCATATGTATTATTTTAAAGAGGCTTTTCCAGGAAAACCCGTAAAAGTTTCTATGGAAATTATGGGAATGAGCGAAGATGCCCAGTTCTTTGAATTTCATCATAATTTCTACGATTACAAGGGAAGAAATTTTGCCCATTGTGAGATGATGGGAGCATGGATAGATTTAAAAACTAGAAAGTTAACTGGTTTAACAGATGATTTGTTAGAGAAGTTCAGTACTGTTGAAAAAGCTGAAGGTTTTAGAGTGCTTACCAAGGAAGATACTAGAAAGTTCGCTAGGACCCCAAAGGATTTGGTTTAGGTTTTTTACTCGCCAAATACACTCCTAAAAAGACTAAACATCCCGCTATTATTTTAA includes:
- a CDS encoding nicotinic acid mononucleotide adenyltransferase; protein product: MKTKLLLLSVFIATLMTSCYTEVIVEDEFIEEPVYNTSQVLQSYDLWYVDINVTNGNGEVPFLQRAFTISFNQGTLYANNNIVGIGKTGNGFGIDVGYYDTVRGAVEIDHDIDGQWFLDVFAVNGNTIELYDSRSDTSYYLRGYQIGNFDYDMLFYDNINYFLQEYNAWEKTYTSLEGALNEFDNENFLQFNPTFFRSSIDPVGTRLVNLQWDFEGDYSVYDIVDDETLKTLTLAYRSSSNDYFELYVINESTIELYHPSSKTVYEFRGKGYQEYLKAGKGAVEKKRKKTSNPIMKVKRSRDI
- a CDS encoding SulP family inorganic anion transporter translates to MKKYLNLFDFKQKVDYKNEILAGLTVAMTMIPESLMFAILAGFSPLVGLYGAFIMGLVTAIFGGRPGLISGGAGATVVVLMALMNSHGLEYVFGAVALAGVFQLIVGFLKLGKFIRLVPQPVMFGFVNGLAIIIFMAQMDQFKVGQGDAAVWLTGPAMYTMVGLVLFTIAIIVFVPKITKAVPASLIGIIVVFAVVYFLNIDTKQVVDIINQDTLPGEELKSLSGSLPSFHIPNIPFTFKDFKIILPYGLIMAAVGLTEGLLTLNLVDEITGTKGSSNRECLAQGGANILNGFFGGMGGCPMIAQTLVNLSAGSRARLSGIIAALTILVIILFGASVIELVPIAALVGVMVMVAVGTFEWASFRALRRMPKPDIFVMILVTLITVILHNLALAVLIGVIISALVFAWESAKRIRARKYIDEGGVKHYEIYGPLFFGSVTAFNEKFDVINDPDEVVIDFAESKVSDMSAIEALNRLTERYANQGKKVHLRHLSKDCILLLENAVDIIDVNVLEDPTYKVVTDRANI
- a CDS encoding glycoside hydrolase family 88/105 protein; amino-acid sequence: MKLLHRFLIVIIVFSCTGTSFSQKIKPKKVKESMQQVADWQIANFDGLYSDRKKPHHPLDWTNAALYVGMAKWASMADNDTYYEWLKNIGEENEWHLHKRKYHADDHAVGQMYVELFRKYNDEKMIAPTKEQFNFLMFHPSQSALNWGTPYHQDRWNWCDALFMSPPVWAKLYKVTGEKKYLDFMMSEFKASTDFLFDEEENLYYRDERYFDQLDNGTKVFWSRGNGWVFAGLVNIMNELDPQSEEYAYFLNLYKKMAEKLIEIQTPEGHWAMSLLGQEFYPTPETSGSSFYVYGLAWGVNNGILDNETYEPAVKKGWNAMASHVTKEGMLGYVQPIGAAPGKAWPDKTEVYGTGAYLSAGTEVYKLYGGE
- a CDS encoding c-type cytochrome, producing MKKLLSVLALGALLASCGEEKKEEKKGGFEMNRTKTETKAVEAKSEGVPVDMDNQGVGDYKDISFDADINAEMAAAGEAKFKAVCTACHMVDKRLIGPALKGVYERRSPSWVMNMIANPDIMLKEDPIAQALLKEYNNAIMLNQNLSEEDTRAVAEYLRTL
- a CDS encoding YheT family hydrolase; protein product: MPVLASDYNPTFIFKNGHLSTVYSGLFRRIEGLEQQRERLELADGDFIDLDWSYSKTKSEKVVILLHGLEGNAQRPYITGSAKAFNVVGIDACAVNFRGCSGETNRLFRSYHSGATEDLDAVVQSILKKKKYTEIYIKGVSLGGNMAMKYAGEERVLAPEIKAVIGVSVPCDLHSSLKELMSTKNYLYSKRFKKHLVEKLYPKQKIFPDNISLSDISSIRTLKDFDDIYTSRAHGFKNALDYYEKCSCRQFLSNIKIPSLIINAKNDSFLGEECYPYSEAEKNPNLYLRVPEFGGHVGFIAPSNIYYSEKTAIKFIQDMV
- a CDS encoding UBP-type zinc finger domain-containing protein, encoding MSKITRNCDHLDAVAEVKEAKTHKCSECVKTGDNWLHLRTCQTCGVTLCCDSCPNQHASKHAKLSGHPVISSAEPGERWLWCYEDEQIANY
- a CDS encoding FAD-dependent oxidoreductase, which produces MNDPRFPELPQSHINTLKGYGKIESFPKETVVFELGQLRYDFFVVLEGEIAILSPNDDQKIIVTHGKNEFSGDSGMLSDRGAQFRAVAKAGSELIRISPSKLKEAIAQHSNLSDLLLNAFLQRQDTILNEFVGGIKLVGSGNSKEAYVIRDFMDKNYIWYNFLDVDKSSEANDLLKGFDLSGKDLPLMICNGGQLHMKPSLDEVARFSGVLMDFEDKVFDLLVIGAGPSGLAASVYAASEGLSVVTIDSNAPGGQAGKSSKIENYLGFPTGISGRDLANRAYVQAQKFGCNISIPHRAEKIEHTGTHFVLSATNGKVIRAKSLMAATGANYRQLPIENINKYEGSGVYYSATGMNASACKSELVGVVGGGNSAGQAALFLADYAKEVHVVLRGDDLGSKMSDYLVQRIVAAPNIHVQLNSQVTELHGDHHLESLVLEKNDGQKTEMNITNLFTFIGAKPCTEWLEGIVATDEKGFVCTGPGIDEEDLYMCDIYMKRKPQSLETSIPGFFAVGDVRKGSVKRVASAVGEGSMAVSQVHQFLGEIKAIEAAL
- a CDS encoding NAD(P)H-dependent flavin oxidoreductase, with the protein product MSTKPSFINELALPVIAAPMFLISGPKLVVECCKNGIVGTFPALNQRTSEGFEEWLIEIKTELDKFEKETGKKAAPFGVNLIVHPTNPRLEADVKLCIKHKVPLVITSLGAVSMVVDAIHSYGGLVFHDIIKKRHAEKAQEAGVDGLILVAAGAGGHAGTINPMTLVAEIKKFFHKTIILSGCISTGRDIASALQMGADLAYMGTRFINTDESKASTEYKKMIIDAGANDVVYTASISGVHANFLGASLKAAGITEEDLKKDTKIDFGKELDTEAKAWKTIWSAGQGSALIENTLSVADLISDLKTEFKSAVQDQIMLLEKYPK
- a CDS encoding acyl-CoA thioesterase, translating into MYLKDFEIRWSDVDANRHLANSAYLNFMSHVRMTYLTEIGFSHKTLLEKEIGPVVFYEHMYYFKEAFPGKPVKVSMEIMGMSEDAQFFEFHHNFYDYKGRNFAHCEMMGAWIDLKTRKLTGLTDDLLEKFSTVEKAEGFRVLTKEDTRKFARTPKDLV